Proteins encoded together in one Microcebus murinus isolate Inina chromosome 18, M.murinus_Inina_mat1.0, whole genome shotgun sequence window:
- the AFMID gene encoding kynurenine formamidase produces the protein MDVRGDDPGAPWKSMSAEELENQYSPSRWVVRLGAEEALRTYTQIGIEATRRARATRRSLLHVPYGDATGETLDIYLPHEAPEAFPVFVFVHGGYWQCGSKDESAFMAEPLTAQGVAVVTVAYDIAPRGSLDQMVDQVTRSIAFVQKRYPHNEGIYLCGHSAGAQLAAMMLLADWTELGVTPNLKGFFLVSGVYDLEPILCTSQNAPLHLTLEDAQRNSPQLLMALTQPVDPTCHVLVIVGQHDSPEFQRQSREFYQTLCRGGWKAAFEELRDVDHFEIIENLTQEDYVLTQIILKTIFQEF, from the exons ATGGACGTGCGCGGGGACGATCCTGGGGCTCCCTGGAAGAGCATGTCTGCAGAG GAGTTGGAGAATCAATACTCCCCCAGCAGATGGGTCGTCCGACTGGGAGCAGAGGAAGCCTTGAGGACTTACACACAGATAGGAATCGAGG CCACCAGGAGGGCCCGGGCCACCAGGAGGAGCCTGCTGCACGTCCCCTATGGAGATGCCACAGGGGAGACACTGGACATCTACCTTCCGCACGAGGCACCTGAAG CCTTTCCCGTCTTCGTGTTTGTGCACGGCGGATACTGGCAGTGCGGAAG TAAAGACGAGTCTGCCTTCATGGCGGAGCCCCTGACAGCACAAGGAGTGGCCGTGGTGACAGTGGCTTATGACATTGCCCCCAGAG GCAGCCTGGACCAGATGGTAGACCAGGTGACGCGGAGCATCGCGTTTGTGCAGAAGCGGTACCCGCACAATGA GGGAATTTACCTGTGTGGACACTCGGCGGGGGCCCAGCTGGCCGCCATGATGCTCCTGGCCGACTGGACCGAGCTTGGAGTCACGCCCAACCTCAAAG GCTTTTTCCTGGTGAGTGGGGTCTACGACCTGGAGCCCATCCTGTGCACCTCGCAGAACGCCCCTCTGCACCTGACACT GGAGGACGCTCAGAGGAACAGCCCCCAGCTGTTGATGGCCCTGACGCAGCCTGTGGATCCCACCTGCCACGTGCTGGTGATCGTGGGCCAGCATGACTCCCCCGAATTCCAGCGGCAGTCCAGGGAGTTTTATCAG ACCCTGTGCCGAGGGGGGTGGAAAGCGGCGTTTGAAGAGCTCCGAGATGTGGATCACTTTGAAATCATCGAGAATCTGACCCAGGAGGACTACGTGCTCACGCAG ATTAtattgaaaacaatatttcaggAGTTCTGA
- the TK1 gene encoding thymidine kinase, cytosolic isoform X2 yields the protein MSCISLPAVLPGSPGKTRGQIQVILGPMFSGKSSELMRRVRRFQIAQYKCLVIKYAKDTRYSSSFCTHDRNTMEALPACLLRDVAQEALGVAVIGIDEGQFFPDIADFCETMANSGKIVIVAALDGTFQRKAFGAILNLVPLAESVVKLTAVCMECFREAAYTKRLGTEKEVEVIGGADKYHSVCRLCYFKASGQPAGPDNKENCPVLGRPGEAASAATRKLFAPQQILQRSPVN from the exons ATGAGCTGCATCAGCCTGCCCGCCGTGCTGCCCGGCTCCCCCGGCAAGACGCGCGGGCAGATCCAG GTGATTCTCGGGCCCATGTTCTCAGGAAAAAG CTCGGAGCTGATGAGACGGGTCCGTCGCTTCCAGATTGCCCAGTACAAGTGCCTGGTCATCAAATATGCCAAAGACACTCGCTACAGCAGCAGCTTCTGCACACATGACCG GAACACCATGGAGGCGCTGCCGGCCTGCCTGCTCCGGGACGTGGCCCAGGAGGCCCTGGGCGTGGCTGTCATAGGCATCGATGAAGGGCAGTTT TTCCCCGACATCGCGGACTTCTGTGAGACCATGGCCAACTCGGGGAAGATCGTGATCGTGGCCGCACTGGATGGGACCTTCCAGAGGAAG GCTTTCGGGGCCATCCTGAACCTGGTACCCCTGGCCGAGAGCGTGGTGAAGCTGACCGCGGTGTGCATGGAGTGCTTCCGGGAAGCCGCCTACACCAAGAGGCTGGGCACGGAGAAAGAG GTTGAGGTGATCGGTGGGGCAGACAAGTACCACTCCGTGTGTCGCCTCTGCTACTTCAAGGCCTCGGGCCAGCCTGCTGGGCCGGACAACAAAGAGAACTGCCCAGTGCTGGGAAGGCCGGGGGAGGCGGCCTCGGCGGCCACCAGGAAGCTCTTTGCCCCTCAGCAGATCCTGCAGCGCAGCCCTGTCAACTGA
- the TK1 gene encoding thymidine kinase, cytosolic isoform X1, with protein MSCISLPAVLPGSPGKTRGQIQVILGPMFSGKSSELMRRVRRFQIAQYKCLVIKYAKDTRYSSSFCTHDRNTMEALPACLLRDVAQEALGVAVIGIDEGQFFPDIADFCETMANSGKIVIVAALDGTFQRKAFGAILNLVPLAESVVKLTAVCMECFREAAYTKRLGTEKEVARPAFSSQGGQGHRSASFRVQAFTSFLCPCGQVEVIGGADKYHSVCRLCYFKASGQPAGPDNKENCPVLGRPGEAASAATRKLFAPQQILQRSPVN; from the exons ATGAGCTGCATCAGCCTGCCCGCCGTGCTGCCCGGCTCCCCCGGCAAGACGCGCGGGCAGATCCAG GTGATTCTCGGGCCCATGTTCTCAGGAAAAAG CTCGGAGCTGATGAGACGGGTCCGTCGCTTCCAGATTGCCCAGTACAAGTGCCTGGTCATCAAATATGCCAAAGACACTCGCTACAGCAGCAGCTTCTGCACACATGACCG GAACACCATGGAGGCGCTGCCGGCCTGCCTGCTCCGGGACGTGGCCCAGGAGGCCCTGGGCGTGGCTGTCATAGGCATCGATGAAGGGCAGTTT TTCCCCGACATCGCGGACTTCTGTGAGACCATGGCCAACTCGGGGAAGATCGTGATCGTGGCCGCACTGGATGGGACCTTCCAGAGGAAG GCTTTCGGGGCCATCCTGAACCTGGTACCCCTGGCCGAGAGCGTGGTGAAGCTGACCGCGGTGTGCATGGAGTGCTTCCGGGAAGCCGCCTACACCAAGAGGCTGGGCACGGAGAAAGAGGTAGCTCGACCTGCCTTCTCCtcccagggtgggcaggggcaCCGCTCTGCCTCCTTCCGAGTCCAGGCCTTCACGTCCTTTCTCTGTCCCTGTGGCCAGGTTGAGGTGATCGGTGGGGCAGACAAGTACCACTCCGTGTGTCGCCTCTGCTACTTCAAGGCCTCGGGCCAGCCTGCTGGGCCGGACAACAAAGAGAACTGCCCAGTGCTGGGAAGGCCGGGGGAGGCGGCCTCGGCGGCCACCAGGAAGCTCTTTGCCCCTCAGCAGATCCTGCAGCGCAGCCCTGTCAACTGA